In Acidobacteriota bacterium, the following proteins share a genomic window:
- a CDS encoding YhdH/YhfP family quinone oxidoreductase: protein MTSFRAFRVEKTEDRQFPRSIVERDVADLPAGELLVDVEFSSLNYKDGLSATGNPGVTRHFPHTPGIDAAGTVVESVSSDFSPGDAVVAIGFDLGMNTPGGFGQKIRIPAGWAIPLPDGLDARSAMILGTAGFTAALCVHKLEASGMRPDGGPVLVTGATGGVGSIAVKLLAHLGYEVHAVTGKTSSHDFLRSLGAREILSREDALKGADRPLLRPRWGGAVDTVGGPILFNAIKSLRYGASLAACGLVASPEIPATVLPFILRHVNLLGIDSVELPLPQKAEIWSKLAGPWKLDGLDALAVPLTLDTLSDAIDRILAGKMVGRGVVDLNG from the coding sequence ATGACGTCGTTCCGTGCGTTCCGGGTCGAGAAGACCGAAGACCGGCAGTTCCCCCGCAGCATCGTCGAGCGCGACGTCGCCGACCTGCCCGCCGGCGAGCTGCTGGTCGACGTGGAGTTCTCGTCGCTCAATTACAAGGACGGGCTGTCGGCGACCGGGAACCCGGGGGTCACCCGCCACTTCCCGCACACGCCGGGCATCGACGCGGCGGGTACGGTGGTCGAATCCGTGTCCAGCGACTTCTCGCCGGGAGACGCGGTGGTCGCCATCGGCTTCGACCTCGGCATGAACACGCCGGGCGGATTCGGCCAGAAGATCCGCATTCCGGCCGGCTGGGCCATCCCGCTGCCCGACGGACTGGACGCTCGCTCCGCCATGATCCTCGGCACCGCCGGGTTCACCGCCGCGCTGTGCGTCCACAAGCTCGAGGCGTCGGGCATGCGCCCGGACGGCGGCCCCGTGCTCGTCACCGGCGCCACCGGCGGCGTCGGCTCGATCGCCGTCAAGCTGCTCGCGCATCTCGGCTACGAGGTGCACGCGGTCACCGGCAAGACGTCGAGCCACGATTTTCTGCGGAGCCTTGGCGCGCGGGAGATCTTGTCGCGCGAGGACGCGCTGAAGGGCGCGGACCGGCCGCTGCTGAGACCGCGCTGGGGAGGCGCCGTCGACACCGTCGGCGGTCCCATCCTGTTCAATGCGATCAAGTCGTTGCGCTACGGCGCCAGCCTTGCCGCTTGCGGTCTGGTGGCATCGCCGGAGATTCCCGCCACCGTCTTGCCGTTCATTCTGCGCCACGTCAACCTGCTCGGGATCGACTCGGTGGAGCTGCCGCTGCCGCAGAAGGCGGAGATCTGGAGCAAGCTTGCCGGGCCGTGGAAGCTCGACGGCCTCGACGCGCTCGCCGTGCCGCTCACCCTCGATACGCTGTCGGACGCCATCGACCGGATTCTGGCGGGGAAGATGGTGGGCCGCGGCGTGGTGGATCTGAACGGGTAA